The following coding sequences lie in one Takifugu rubripes chromosome 8, fTakRub1.2, whole genome shotgun sequence genomic window:
- the creg1 gene encoding protein CREG1, protein MWFCSSSQFSSEMSPTMDAVLRATSLLLLGLLCSAPPPTSSYRVHIPPHDQVARVARFVAHRCDWASMATVSTHKPVVGQPFSNVFSVSDGPVGSGTGVPYMYLTHMEISVQDLQVNPQASMSMSLAQTHYCRQQGFDPQSPLCAHIILSGSVMEVNGTEAEFAKKALFSRHPEMMDWPSDHGWFFAKFNITQVWVLDYFGGVKTVTPEEYFNATLLTKHH, encoded by the exons ATGTGGTTCTGTAGTTCGTCTCAGTTTTCATCAGAAATGAGTCCGACCATGGACGCTGTGCTGCGGGCgacctctctgctcctcctcggcctcctctGCTCCGCTCCCCCACCGACCTCCTCCTATCGGGTCCACATCCCCCCGCACGACCAGGTGGCCCGTGTCGCCCGCTTCGTGGCCCACCGGTGTGACTGGGCCTCCATGGCCACCGTCTCGACACACAAGCCGGTGGTCGGACAGCCGTTCTCCAACGTCTTCTCGGTCAGTGATGGTCCGGTGGGCTCCGGTACCGGCGTCCCCTACATGTACCTGACCCACATGGAGATCTCGGTCCAGGACCTGCAG GTGAACCCGCAGGCGTCCATGTCCATGTCTCTGGCTCAGACTCATTACTGCAGACAGCAGGGCTTCGACCCCCAGAGCCCCCTCTGCGCTCACATCATCCTGTCGGGCTCTGTGatggag GTGAATGGCACGGAAGCCGAGTTTGCGAAGAAAGCTCTGTTCAGTCGCCACCCGGAGATGATGGACTGGCCGTCTGATCACGGCTGGTTCTTCGCCAAGTTCAACATCACACAG GTGTGGGTTTTGGATTATTTTGGCGGCGTGAAGACCGTCACTCCAGAGGAATATTTCAACGCGACGCTGCTCACTAAGCACCACTGA
- the setdb2 gene encoding histone-lysine N-methyltransferase SETDB2: MEMEEDSLDPEDVERAKAFWKKEDIDDVFHVVFGYLGNLKRVLKKNTATDREYVQGLKLLEALNCSASGLNRDSSVVQVVIGSGELMVPEDSLSSPCSSPAAFSPNRDFSAAASPGDLLPPLTPVQLHYRPHTCSKACLTTVPIMPQSVPLFWGQNPLKIPLLCGFKRLTARLPLTEGAELEDSEDSLDGDVIYKTPCGLSLRNYDDVMSFLLDTESYDILQVDFFTYNPFIQLDPPPSDRHQLPELDLSRGIEPTPVELCLGEGGAKPPNFRYRKDRWPHGCFLSRSLKLFSTCCDCVDGCSDAKQCACVAMTKEGRHYSHQRLEEPISSGVYECGPWCGCDRARCQNRLVQRGIRLRLQVFQTDNCGWGVRCRDDLDRGMFVCTYAGVILQRAQSSITPPSPKLPRIELPSDDEVQVVTEWLVPSQEDGKSAVMEGSSPPLHVPVIQRPADAKTPQDRDKKGPPGGQQPAATLAAMSDEPTSDQRSVCRSNGSEMEKKNMKSLKRVLTDVDTIIVDASKEGNVGRFFNHSCKPNLFLQNVFTDSHDLAFPVIAFFTSRVVKAGTELTWDYSTHVKRKQEVPCLCGSRDCTGHFAIEEKLCEMCEAEAQ, from the exons ATGGAGATGGAAGAAGACTCTTTAGATCCAGAAGATGTTG AGCGAGCCAAAGCATTTTGGAAGAAGGAGGATATTGATGACGTGTTTCATGTTGTATTTGGGTATCTGGGTAATCTGAAAAGGGttctgaagaaaaacacagccACAGATCGAG AATATGTTCAGGGCTTAAAGCTGCTGGAGGCTTTGAACTGTTCAGCGTCCGGTTTAAATCGGGACTCTTCTGTGGTTCAGGTGGTCATCGGTTCAG GTGAACTTATGGTGCCTGAGGACTCTTTATCCagcccctgctcctcccctgctGCCTTCTCCCCAAATAGAGACTTTAGTGCTGCAGCTTCCCCTGGTGACCTTCTGCCTCCTCTAACACCTGTTCAGTTGCATTACAGGCCCCACACTTGCAgcaag GCTTGCTTGACCACAGTACCCATCATGCCTCAGTCTGTGCCACTGTTTTGGGGTCAGAACCCACTAAAGATTCCGTTGCTCTGCGGCTTTAAGAGGCTGACCGCCAGACTGCCACTCACTGAGGGGGCAGAGTTGGAGGACTCGGAGGATTCGTTGGATGGGGACGTCATTTACAAAACACCCTGTGGCCTGAGTCTCCGTAACTATGACGATGTGATGTCTTTCCTGTTGGACACAGAGAGTTATGACATCCTGCAG gttgACTTCTTCACCTATAACCCATTCATTCAGTTGGACCCACCCCCGTCAGACAGGCACCAGTTGCCAGAGCTTGACTTGAGCCGCGGCATCGAGCCGACACCTGTGGAGCTGTGTCTGGGTGAAGGTGGTGCAAAACCACCCAACTTTCGCTACAGGAAAGACCGATGGCCGCACGGCTGCTTCCTAAGCCGCAGTCTGAAATTATTCAGCACCTGTTGCGACTGTGTTGATGGCTGCAGCGACGCAAAGCAGTGCGCCTGTGTTGCCATGACGAAGGAGGGGCGCCATTACAGCCACCAAAGGCTGGAAGAACCCATCTCATCGGG tgtgtatgagtgtggaCCGTGGTGCGGCTGTGACCGAGCTCGCTGTCAGAACCGTCTGGTCCAGAGAGGGATCAGGCTACGTCTTCAGGTCTTCCAGACTGACAACTGTGGCTGGGGCGTGCGCTGCCGTGATGACCTGGACCGCgggatgtttgtgtgcacatATGCAG GTGTGATCCTGCAAAGGGCCCAAAGTTCCATCACACCCCCGTCCCCGAAGCTGCCGAGGATAGAACTCCCCTCTGATGATGAAGTACAGGTAGTTACAGAGTGGCTGGTCCCCTCGCAGGAGGATGGCAAAAGTGCTGTGATGGAAGGCTCGTCGCCTCCTCTGCACGTCCCAGTGATCCAGAGACCTGCTGACGCCAAAACACCGCAGGACAGAGACAAG AAGGGGCCACCTGGGGGCCAGCAGCCTGCTGCTACTTTAGCAGCTATGTCGGATGAGCCCACGTCAGATCAGAGGTCTGTCTGCAGATCCAACGGTAgcgaaatggagaaaaaaaacatgaagtcTTTAAAGAGAGTCTTGACAGATGTGGACACCATCATTGTGGATGCCAGCAAAGAAGGGAACGTCGGCCGCTTTTTTAAC cacagctgcaagCCGAACCTCTTCCTCCAGAACGTCTTCACAGACTCCCATGACCTGGCCTTCCCCGTCATCGCCTTCTTCACCAGCAG AGTTGTGAAGGCTGGCACCGAGCTTACCTGGGATTACTCCACCCATGTCAAGCGGAAACAGGAGGTGCCTTGCCTTTGCGGGTCTAGAGATTGTACTGGACACTTTGCCATTGAGGAAAAGCTGTGTGAGATGTGTGAAGCTGAGGCACAGTAA
- the LOC101073600 gene encoding T-cell surface glycoprotein CD3 zeta chain, with translation MELSARIPGVLVLASVCRPAEAMMLNDPRLCYILDVFLGVYGLVITGMLIREKFFRSQKTKDENLYSDLQAQNSGGYAPVMRGDPERGNNRRAMDDDTYTDLNKRTEGEYKELPVKRERQRKNEQVYQGLSSVTKDTYQSLQMKQLPPR, from the exons ATGGAGCTCTCTGCAAGGATACCTGGTGTTCTGGTCCTTGCCTCTGTTTGTCGTCCAGCAG AGGCCATGATGCTGAACGACCCGCGGCTCTGTTACATTCTGGACGTGTTCCTGGGTGTGTATGGACTCGTCATCACCGGCATGTTGATCAGGGAGAAG TTCTTCAGGAGCCAAAAGACAAAGGACGAGAACCTCTACAGC GATCTTCAAGCTCAGAACTCTGGGGGTTACGCTCCAGTAATGAGAGGAGATCCCGAGAGAGGAAAT aaccGCAGGGCCATGGATGACGACACCTACACT GACTTGAACAAACGAACGGAGGGAGAATACAAAgaacttcctgttaaaagagaG CGCCAGAGAAAGAACGAACAGGTTTACCAG GGTTTGAGCTCTGTGACCAAAGACACCTACCAGTCCCTGCAGATGAAGCAGCTGCCACCTCGCTAG
- the dnajc27 gene encoding dnaJ homolog subfamily C member 27, whose product METNTPKRRDNKKSLRVKVISLGNAEVGKSCIIKRYCEKRFVPKYLATIGIDYGVTKVQVRDREIKVNIFDMAGHPFFYEVRNEFYKDSQGVLLVYDVGLRESFDALDSWLGEMKQEMGSQANMDSIVFIVCANKVDLTKRRVVDEGEGRLWAESRGFHYFETSAQSGEGINEMFQSFFSSITDMCENGGKRPVTEVSAGFTKEQADTIRRIRNSKDSWDMLGVKPGATREEVNKAYRKLAVLLHPDKCVAPGSEDAFKAVVNARTSLLKNIK is encoded by the exons atggaaacaaacacaccGAAGCGCAGAGACAATAAGAAGTCACTTCGTGTGAAGGTGATAAGTCTCGGAAATGCCGAGGTTGGAAAG AGCTGCATCATCAAACGCTACTGTGAGAAAAGGTTTGTCCCCAAGTATTTGGCCACAATCGGCATCGACTACGGAGTCACCAA AGTGCAGGTTCGAGACAGGGAAATTAAAGTGAACATCTTTGACATGGCCGGGCATCCTTTCTTCTATGAG GTGCGGAACGAATTCTACAAGGACAGTCAGGGGGTCCTGCTGGTTTATGACGTGGGCCTGAGGGAGAGTTTTGATGCCCTCGACAGCTGGCTGGGGgagatgaaacaggaaatgggctCTCAGGCCAATATGGACAGTATCGTGTTCATCGTGTGCGCCAACAAG GTGGATCTGACGAAGCGGCGTGTTGTCGACGAGGGGGAGGGACGTCTGTGGGCGGAGTCCAGGGGCTTCCATTACTTTGAAACCTCGGCGCAGAGCGGGGAGGGCATCAATGAAatgtttcag TCCTTCTTTTCGTCCATCACCGACATGTGCGAGAACGGAGGCAAGCGTCCGGTGACTGAAGTCAGCGCGGGCTTCACCAAGGAGCAGGCCGACACCATTCGCCGCATCCGCAACAGCAAAGACTCCTGGGATATGCTGGGCGTGAAGCCCGGTGCAACGCG GGAGGAAGTGAACAAAGCTTACAGGAAGCTGGCGGTCCTGCTGCACCCAGACAAATGCGTGGCCCCCGGCAGCGAGGACGCTTTCAAGGCTGTGGTGAACGCTCGCACCTCACTGCTGAAGAATATTAAATAG